Sequence from the Cydia pomonella isolate Wapato2018A chromosome 21, ilCydPomo1, whole genome shotgun sequence genome:
TCTTGTTCCATTTTTCTTTGTCTTTTGTCTAAATGATCAGTctctaatatacctacataaataagtaaataatatttattttttacctctAATTTTGAGAATAGATATTTTATAAACCTAActttagaaataaatgaaaacaaaaactaaCTAAGTCCAGTTttaattaagcttagaatattTATAGAACAAATGTCACAGtgaaccttttaaccgcttagaatttttcatcaaGCATGCTTCTGTTGCCACCGGTAAGTTACACAAAGTTTTGTCTTATTGATGACACTGCAGTGCAATGAGCTGAATACAGTGTAtgtcttatattatatatcttacagtggttaaaaggttaaagttatCTGCCTTCTAAAGATAAGTGATTCGTTTCAGACACCCAATGCCAATGTGGGACGACTCCCCAAACAATGGAACACATGCTGTCTTGCCCAGCATGCCCGAATGTCTGCTCTGAGGAGGACCTCCGTGATACGACAGACAGGGCGATAAATGTTGCTACCTTTTGGTCCCACACAGGCTGCAAGTCTGAAACCATCAAAACAAGATGAGATTACTTGAAAAACTGCAATAATGCATACCTTCTCATAGTGTGTTTCTGTACAAATATAGATGAAGTAAGCTGTTAAACAAGCCAAACAGCCTTCACAGTAGGTGCTGCAGTCTGCTGTCTCCGCCATCTCAAAATGCTCATTCAATCTTTCCATAGTATACTCAAAGGTTTGTCGTTCAATCTGTAAagggaaataaattaaaatacataaaatattgtcGGTTAATACTTCACccagaaataaaaaaagtaattgttttttatttatttatttacttcacCTTTCACAGAGAAGTGAGCAATCCAAGGATCATTTTTAAATGTAAGCTACTTCTCAATGCAAACCAAGACCGGATGTTTGGCTTTCAGTTTGCAAGGTTCGGTCCTACTTAGTTTTGGCTGATATGgaatgatttttatgccgaaataAAACCTGTCAAAACAGAATCTTTGGTTGGGCACTGCCGTAAATACAATATCAGCGCAGCCGTAATGTTAGGCAGCTTTAGAGCCAAACCATAATCTTTATGATAAAACCAAGACTTTGGTTGgacttctttatttattttcgtttcAAAATAACTGAGTGTTGCTAGCACATGAGGTTGTTGTTTGGAGCATGATTATACACCGTCCTAATAATGGGCACTGTGTAAATGGACACTACTGGACAGAAACAATAGCTCTGGGAGTCTTGTGTGTTCAAGGTACCGTTACCTTATCATTGTTATTGTTAGTGGTCCATACCACTAATAAGgtttaataaaatactactaGGTTTGCAAACAAGTATAAAGTAACTGTTTTGTTTTTCATGTtagcatagtcagcaaacgagcagacgagccgcctgatgggaagcggtcatggTCGCctatggacataagcaacaccataggaATTACCACCATAGGAGGGTTTATTGTGGATGAAGGAGATTAGCTGTTAGACTTTAAGTAACAGGTTCAAGGTTCCAAGTGTTCAAACCTCCTTTAAAGGTAAAGTATTCAGAGagatatattttacaaaatatgtggtaattttttttattcaaattaaccTACAAAAAACTACAAATTAAACTACAGTTATATGGTTAAATTAATGCGGCACTGGTGCTTAATAACAAGTAAAACCAATTACAACAACATAGGTGTATGTTTTCTCTAAATAAAATCATTCAGAATGTAAAGTTAACCACAATAATAGGCACGCTTAATAATCTCATTATAATGTATCTCTTCTGTGAAGTTGTAAATACATACTCTTCAAACAAGCCTGAGAATTGGCCCATTTACATGAGACATTATCAATTTCCTATAGACAATATAAATTGCATCAAGTAAAACCCATTTTAATAACTCAATTGTTTGTTATAATGTAAGGCCTTCCTAATGAACTTACTTAACagaaatgctattttttttaatatttcacacACATTAACGACCTATAGTATACAGTAAAAACGGTTCAATAACATGCTTTCTATTTTGCAATTTGCAACAGGCTTATAAACATAGCAATACTCACTCGATCTTCCAGTTCTGGAGGAAATCTAGTCTGGAATTTAACTGCTGTGCCTTCAGAATAGTCCCTTTggataaatatctttattcctTGTTG
This genomic interval carries:
- the LOC133529914 gene encoding golgin subfamily A member 7 — protein: MANNRIPSGPNTPGSQQTPTQQGIKIFIQRDYSEGTAVKFQTRFPPELEDRIERQTFEYTMERLNEHFEMAETADCSTYCEGCLACLTAYFIYICTETHYEKHLRKVSKFIATQNERVYNPKGIHITDPILRGLRVIEITIIDMPNYQSPTGNSNQIRHT